The Georgenia sp. TF02-10 genome window below encodes:
- a CDS encoding DUF5107 domain-containing protein, producing MPNDASRLDLPPVPTEQMTAPVAAWREPVTIDTYLPAAPDRYPAYLENRVYQGSSGRIYPLPFHERIEQTKRPRRWDAIHLENAWVRLMVLPELGGRIHVGLDKSNGYDFFYRNNVIKPALVGLAGPWISGGVELNWPQHHRPATFLPTDAFIEHEDDGAVTVWCSDHDPFARMKGMHGIRLRPDSALIELRVRLFNRTEDVQTFLWWANAAARVDDQYQSFFPTDVRFVADHAKRAVTTFPRADRPYYGVDYPARVTPERPDGDRIDWYRNIPVPTSYMCLGTQDDFFGGYDHGARAGFVHWADHRIAPGKKQWTWGNSPFGWAWDDNLTDGDGPYVELMAGVFTDNQPDFTFLAPGETKSFSQFWYPIREVGPVHQATLEAAVRLDVEPLADVEPLADVEPLADVEPAADAAPLADGEPAADPAPAADPAPAAGGSPAEATEIRLGVAVTRPRRDVEVTLTRADGTVLLSERVDADPGRPVLRRLVVAQALAPTDVTATVRSGPEVLIRWTHRAAPADVVVPDPAREPAAPADIASLEELLLTARHLDQYRHATRSSEPYWLEALARDPGNSRANVALGVRRLRSGRYEEAERYLRTAVERETTLNPNPPDGEPFYQLARVLERTGRAAQARDLYGKAAWSAAWRSPAGLATARLDARAGRPADALAAAREVLETDAGHLQARAVAAVALRRLGRPAEAAEVLAASAALDPLDMWTRDLAGRELTADAPTLLDVALEHASVGQTDDALRLLHRAAGSPTHPGQVNVAPLAHYHRADLLRRAGRAEEARAAHRDALAADATSCLASRLDDADMLVRTVAAWPDDARAWALLGHWLYFERRYTDAVAAWRRSVAADGGDAVVRRNLAVAEVNVLGRPAEAARWYERALEAAPGDARLVYESDQLAKRRGIPAVERLARLEGLREVVAERDDLTVELAELLTAQDRPEEALAILGGRRFQPWEGGEGRVLGAWDEASLALARGAMADGDPVRAVTLLQGALAPPANLGEARHPLANCAHLLLALGDAYERAGEDERARHAWQEAATFAGDFRTMSAVPYSEMTYYSVLACRRLGRAADERELLAGLERYTRHLAQEPATVDYFATSLPTMLLFTEDVQATRDTTVLLLRAQLRLLDGQGAEARALVDQVLERDPSLVRALDIRRATAEQEAPRPL from the coding sequence ATGCCCAACGACGCGTCTCGCCTGGACCTCCCGCCCGTCCCGACCGAGCAGATGACCGCACCGGTCGCGGCCTGGCGCGAGCCGGTCACCATCGACACCTACCTGCCCGCGGCCCCGGACCGGTACCCGGCCTACCTGGAGAACCGCGTCTACCAGGGGTCCTCCGGCCGGATCTACCCCTTGCCGTTCCACGAGCGCATCGAGCAGACCAAGCGGCCGCGGCGCTGGGACGCGATCCACCTGGAGAACGCCTGGGTCCGGCTGATGGTGCTGCCCGAGCTGGGCGGCCGGATCCACGTCGGGCTGGACAAGTCCAACGGCTACGACTTCTTCTACCGCAACAACGTGATCAAGCCGGCGCTGGTCGGGCTCGCCGGACCGTGGATCTCCGGCGGCGTGGAGCTGAACTGGCCGCAGCACCACCGGCCGGCAACCTTCCTGCCGACGGACGCCTTCATCGAGCACGAGGACGACGGCGCGGTCACCGTCTGGTGCTCCGACCACGACCCCTTCGCCCGGATGAAGGGCATGCACGGCATCCGGCTGCGCCCGGACAGCGCTCTCATCGAGCTGCGGGTGCGGCTGTTCAACCGCACCGAGGACGTCCAGACCTTCCTGTGGTGGGCCAACGCCGCCGCCCGGGTGGACGACCAGTACCAGTCGTTCTTCCCCACCGACGTCCGCTTCGTCGCCGACCACGCCAAGCGCGCGGTCACCACCTTCCCCCGTGCCGACCGCCCGTACTACGGCGTCGACTACCCGGCGCGGGTCACCCCCGAGCGGCCCGACGGCGACCGGATCGACTGGTACCGCAACATCCCGGTCCCCACCTCCTACATGTGCCTGGGGACCCAGGACGACTTCTTCGGCGGGTACGACCACGGCGCCCGGGCCGGCTTCGTGCACTGGGCCGACCACCGGATCGCGCCCGGGAAGAAGCAGTGGACCTGGGGAAACTCGCCGTTCGGCTGGGCCTGGGACGACAACCTGACCGACGGCGACGGCCCGTACGTCGAGCTGATGGCCGGCGTCTTCACCGACAACCAGCCGGACTTCACCTTCCTCGCCCCAGGCGAGACCAAGTCCTTCAGCCAGTTCTGGTACCCGATCCGCGAGGTCGGACCGGTGCACCAGGCGACCCTGGAGGCCGCGGTCCGCCTCGACGTCGAGCCGCTCGCCGACGTCGAGCCGCTCGCCGACGTCGAGCCGCTCGCCGACGTCGAGCCGGCCGCCGACGCCGCGCCGCTGGCCGACGGCGAGCCGGCCGCCGACCCCGCGCCGGCCGCCGACCCCGCGCCGGCCGCGGGCGGGAGCCCCGCCGAGGCGACCGAGATCCGCCTCGGCGTGGCGGTGACCCGCCCGCGGCGCGACGTCGAGGTCACCCTCACCCGCGCCGACGGGACGGTCCTGCTGTCCGAGCGCGTCGACGCCGACCCGGGCCGCCCGGTGCTGCGCCGCCTCGTGGTGGCGCAGGCCCTGGCGCCCACGGACGTCACGGCCACCGTCCGCAGCGGGCCGGAGGTCCTGATCCGCTGGACCCACCGGGCCGCGCCCGCGGACGTCGTCGTCCCCGACCCGGCCCGCGAGCCCGCGGCGCCCGCGGACATCGCCTCCCTGGAGGAGCTCCTGCTCACCGCCCGCCACCTCGACCAGTACCGCCACGCCACCCGGTCTTCCGAGCCGTACTGGCTCGAGGCGCTGGCGCGCGACCCCGGCAACAGCCGGGCGAACGTGGCGCTCGGCGTGCGCCGGCTGCGGTCCGGGCGCTACGAGGAGGCCGAGCGCTACCTGCGCACCGCCGTCGAGCGCGAGACCACGCTCAACCCCAACCCGCCGGACGGTGAGCCCTTCTACCAGCTCGCCCGGGTGCTGGAGCGGACCGGGCGGGCGGCGCAGGCCCGGGACCTGTACGGCAAGGCCGCCTGGTCGGCCGCCTGGCGGTCCCCGGCGGGCCTGGCCACGGCGCGCCTCGACGCCCGCGCCGGCCGTCCGGCCGACGCGCTCGCCGCCGCTCGGGAGGTCCTCGAGACCGACGCCGGGCACCTGCAGGCGCGCGCCGTCGCGGCCGTGGCGCTGCGACGCCTCGGCCGGCCGGCGGAGGCGGCGGAGGTCCTGGCCGCCTCGGCGGCCCTGGACCCGCTGGACATGTGGACGCGGGACCTCGCGGGCCGGGAGCTGACCGCGGACGCCCCGACGCTCCTCGACGTCGCCCTCGAGCACGCGAGCGTCGGCCAGACCGACGACGCCCTCCGGCTGCTCCACCGGGCGGCCGGGAGCCCGACCCACCCGGGCCAGGTCAACGTCGCACCGCTGGCGCACTACCACCGCGCGGACCTGCTCCGCCGGGCCGGCCGGGCGGAGGAGGCGCGCGCGGCCCACCGCGACGCGCTCGCCGCCGACGCCACGTCCTGCCTCGCCTCCCGCCTCGACGACGCGGACATGCTGGTCCGGACCGTCGCCGCGTGGCCCGACGACGCCCGGGCCTGGGCGCTGCTCGGGCACTGGCTGTACTTCGAGCGGCGCTACACCGACGCCGTCGCGGCGTGGCGCCGGTCCGTCGCGGCCGACGGCGGCGACGCCGTCGTGCGCCGCAACCTCGCCGTCGCCGAGGTCAACGTGCTGGGCCGCCCCGCGGAGGCCGCGCGCTGGTACGAGCGGGCCCTAGAGGCCGCGCCGGGCGACGCCCGGCTGGTCTACGAGTCCGACCAGCTCGCCAAGCGCAGGGGCATCCCGGCCGTGGAGCGGCTGGCCCGGCTGGAGGGGCTGCGCGAGGTCGTCGCCGAGCGCGACGACCTGACGGTGGAGCTGGCGGAGCTCCTCACCGCCCAGGACCGGCCCGAGGAGGCGCTCGCGATCCTCGGCGGCCGGCGGTTCCAGCCGTGGGAGGGCGGCGAGGGACGCGTGCTCGGGGCCTGGGACGAGGCGTCGCTGGCGCTGGCCCGGGGGGCGATGGCCGACGGCGACCCGGTCCGCGCCGTCACGCTCCTGCAGGGAGCGCTCGCTCCGCCTGCCAACCTGGGCGAGGCGCGGCACCCGCTGGCCAACTGCGCCCACCTGCTCCTCGCCCTCGGCGACGCCTACGAGCGCGCCGGCGAGGACGAGCGCGCCCGGCATGCGTGGCAGGAGGCGGCCACGTTCGCCGGCGACTTCCGCACCATGAGCGCGGTCCCGTACTCGGAGATGACGTACTACTCCGTGCTCGCCTGCCGGCGGCTCGGTCGGGCGGCCGACGAGCGCGAGCTCCTCGCGGGCCTGGAGCGCTACACCCGCCACCTGGCCCAGGAGCCGGCGACGGTGGACTACTTCGCCACCTCCCTGCCGACGATGCTGCTGTTCACAGAGGATGTCCAGGCCACGAGGGACACCACGGTGCTGCTGCTGCGCGCCCAGCTCCGGCTGCTCGACGGGCAGGGCGCCGAGGCCCGGGCGCTGGTGGACCAGGTCCTCGAGCGTGACCCGAGCCTGGTGCGTGCGCTCGACATCCGACGTGCCACGGCCGAGCAGGAGGCACCCCGCCCCCTGTGA
- a CDS encoding carbohydrate ABC transporter permease, with protein sequence MSRAATPSRRRTRAATPSRRRTRAATPSRRRTRAALGFLTPFLALYAAFFVLPIGYALYQSLLTTVRTGPLGMGGAERVFAGLSNYQAALGDQAFLDSLVRVAIFGVVQVPVMIGLATVLALVLDSASARGVRFFRSSYFLPYGVPGVIASILWGFLYTPGVSPIVDVLGSIGVEVSFLDGGSVLWSILNIVTWQFAGYNVLIIVAQLNSIDRDLYEAARIDGANAWHLVRHVKLPLITPALVLTTVFTIIGSLQLFAEPLVLRPISNAISMTYTPNLAAYTQAFVNNNYSLAAAQAVILALVAGVLSFGFLRLVNRKGADT encoded by the coding sequence GTGAGCCGCGCCGCCACGCCGAGCCGGCGGCGCACCCGCGCCGCCACGCCGAGCCGGCGGCGCACCCGCGCCGCCACGCCGAGCCGGCGGCGCACCCGCGCCGCGCTCGGCTTCCTCACCCCGTTCCTGGCGCTGTACGCGGCGTTCTTCGTCCTGCCGATCGGGTACGCCCTCTACCAGAGCCTGCTCACCACGGTGCGCACCGGACCGCTCGGGATGGGCGGCGCCGAGCGCGTCTTCGCCGGGCTGAGCAACTACCAGGCGGCGCTCGGCGACCAGGCTTTCCTCGACAGCCTCGTGCGGGTGGCGATCTTCGGCGTCGTGCAGGTGCCGGTGATGATCGGCCTGGCGACGGTGCTCGCCCTGGTGCTCGACTCCGCGTCGGCCCGGGGCGTGCGGTTCTTCCGCAGCTCCTACTTCCTGCCGTACGGCGTGCCGGGGGTGATCGCCTCGATCCTCTGGGGCTTCCTGTACACGCCCGGCGTGAGCCCCATCGTGGACGTCCTCGGCTCGATCGGGGTCGAGGTGAGCTTCCTCGACGGCGGCTCGGTGCTGTGGTCGATCCTGAACATCGTGACCTGGCAGTTCGCCGGTTACAACGTGCTGATCATCGTGGCCCAGCTCAACTCGATCGACCGGGACCTGTACGAGGCGGCGCGGATCGACGGCGCCAACGCGTGGCACCTCGTGCGGCACGTCAAGCTGCCGCTCATCACGCCCGCGCTCGTGCTGACGACGGTCTTCACGATCATCGGCAGCCTCCAGCTGTTCGCCGAACCGTTGGTGCTCCGGCCGATCAGCAACGCCATCTCCATGACGTACACGCCCAACCTGGCGGCGTACACGCAGGCGTTCGTGAACAACAACTACAGCCTCGCGGCCGCCCAGGCGGTCATCCTCGCGCTGGTCGCCGGCGTCCTCTCCTTCGGCTTCCTCCGCCTCGTGAACAGGAAGGGAGCGGACACGTGA
- a CDS encoding hotdog fold thioesterase, with product MTAHLLARLQAASVGTLSDRLGIELLEASAERVVARMPVAGNTQPFGLLHGGASVALAETVGSIAATLHAGTGRTAVGTEVNATHHRSVREGHVTATATPLHHGARTASYQVAVVDDDDRRVCTARLSCMLLDLPADGGRQDG from the coding sequence ATGACCGCTCACCTCCTGGCCCGCCTGCAGGCGGCCTCGGTCGGCACCCTGTCCGACCGGCTCGGCATCGAGCTGCTCGAGGCGTCCGCGGAGCGGGTGGTGGCCCGCATGCCGGTGGCCGGCAACACCCAGCCGTTCGGGCTGCTGCACGGCGGGGCGTCGGTGGCGCTGGCGGAGACGGTCGGCTCCATCGCCGCGACGCTGCACGCCGGGACGGGCCGGACGGCCGTGGGCACCGAGGTCAACGCCACCCACCACCGGTCGGTACGGGAGGGTCACGTGACGGCCACCGCCACGCCGCTGCACCACGGCGCCCGGACCGCCAGCTACCAGGTCGCCGTCGTCGACGACGACGACCGCCGGGTCTGCACCGCCCGGCTCAGCTGCATGCTGCTGGACCTGCCGGCCGACGGCGGTCGGCAGGACGGCTGA
- a CDS encoding AraC family transcriptional regulator, with protein sequence MSHPTEHMDDPLVRPDPAWAAEHKRDGFPGQRMRVLPRPLLEQARRRPATSQLLVTDVGFFPRALRHGRSRPRGAGQSIVIVCVAGQGVCSLRSGRHRVTQGHALVLPPGEPHGYEADPADPWTIWWMHVVGDAVPGLLAATGASAARPVVRLGDPPRVVSLLNTVLRRMEHDETTSSLVAAAGAAWHALALVAAYRRAPAPGGSDPVESVLEYLRANLSERISVPELAEMAGLSQSHFAARFRRATGFGVLEYQTRLRMAEARELLDTTDRSVSSIAAQVGYSDPLYFTRQFGRIHSVSPSAYRRGHGAEAPSRDGAPAGP encoded by the coding sequence ATGTCGCATCCGACGGAGCACATGGACGATCCTCTGGTCCGCCCGGACCCCGCCTGGGCCGCCGAGCACAAGCGCGACGGGTTCCCGGGGCAGCGGATGCGCGTGCTGCCGCGCCCGCTCCTGGAGCAGGCCCGACGGCGGCCGGCGACCTCCCAGCTCCTGGTCACCGACGTCGGGTTCTTCCCCCGCGCCCTGCGGCACGGGCGGTCTCGGCCGCGCGGGGCCGGGCAGAGCATCGTGATCGTCTGCGTGGCCGGTCAGGGCGTCTGCTCGCTGCGGTCCGGGCGGCACCGGGTGACCCAGGGGCATGCGCTGGTCCTGCCCCCCGGGGAGCCGCACGGCTACGAGGCCGATCCGGCCGACCCCTGGACGATCTGGTGGATGCACGTCGTCGGGGACGCGGTTCCTGGGCTGCTCGCCGCGACCGGCGCGAGCGCGGCGCGGCCGGTGGTGCGGCTGGGCGACCCGCCGCGCGTCGTCTCGCTGCTCAACACCGTCCTGCGCCGCATGGAGCACGACGAGACGACCTCCAGCCTGGTGGCGGCCGCCGGTGCCGCCTGGCACGCGCTGGCCCTCGTGGCCGCCTACCGGCGGGCCCCGGCGCCCGGCGGCAGCGACCCGGTCGAGAGCGTGCTGGAGTACCTGCGGGCCAACCTGTCCGAGCGGATATCCGTGCCCGAGCTGGCCGAGATGGCCGGCCTGAGCCAGTCGCACTTCGCCGCCCGGTTCCGCCGCGCCACCGGCTTCGGGGTGCTGGAGTACCAGACGCGCCTGCGGATGGCCGAGGCGCGCGAGCTCCTCGACACCACCGACCGCTCCGTCTCCTCGATCGCCGCCCAGGTCGGCTACTCCGACCCGCTGTACTTCACCCGGCAGTTCGGCCGGATCCACTCGGTCAGCCCGTCGGCCTACCGCCGCGGCCACGGCGCCGAGGCACCGAGCCGGGACGGCGCTCCCGCCGGTCCTTGA
- a CDS encoding ANTAR domain-containing response regulator, producing MDLPERAPAASAPAEPSTRRRVVVAEDETLIRLDIVESLTEAGFEVVGEAADGEAAVRLATELEPDVVVMDVKMPVMDGITAAERLIANRTCAVVMLTAFSQKELVERARDVGAMAYVVKPFTPADLLPAVEIAISRHEEITSLESEVASLAEQFETRKRVDRAKGLLMTKMGLTEPEAFRWIQKTSMDRRLTMREVADAVIEQVGGK from the coding sequence CTGGACCTGCCCGAGCGCGCGCCGGCCGCCAGCGCCCCGGCCGAGCCGTCGACGCGCCGCCGCGTCGTCGTGGCCGAGGACGAGACCCTCATCCGGCTCGACATCGTCGAGTCCCTGACCGAGGCCGGCTTCGAGGTCGTCGGCGAGGCCGCCGACGGCGAGGCCGCCGTCCGGCTCGCCACCGAGCTCGAGCCGGACGTCGTCGTGATGGACGTCAAGATGCCCGTGATGGACGGCATCACCGCGGCCGAGCGGCTCATCGCCAACCGCACCTGCGCCGTCGTCATGCTCACCGCCTTCTCCCAGAAGGAGCTGGTCGAGCGGGCCCGCGACGTCGGCGCCATGGCCTACGTGGTCAAGCCGTTCACCCCGGCCGACCTGCTGCCCGCGGTGGAGATCGCCATCTCCCGCCACGAGGAGATCACCTCCCTGGAGTCCGAGGTCGCCTCGCTCGCCGAGCAGTTCGAGACCCGCAAGCGGGTCGACCGGGCCAAGGGCCTGCTCATGACCAAGATGGGGCTGACCGAGCCGGAGGCGTTCCGGTGGATCCAGAAGACCTCCATGGACCGGCGCCTGACCATGCGTGAGGTCGCCGACGCGGTCATCGAGCAGGTCGGCGGCAAGTAG
- a CDS encoding extracellular solute-binding protein: MMQRGIGRTPRRQARRGAAALAAAGAAALLVAGCGGGSGGPEAADAEPAPASREPGEQVDLTFWSWVPGVDKAVDLWNSENPDVQVKLEQIPTGSAGGYAKMYSALEAGEGAPDLAQVEYQEVPGFLLEGGLVDLAEYGAEEHQDEFVDWQWQQGVFGDGVYAIPQASGPMAMFYREDLFTQWGIEVPTTWEEFRAAAEAVRAADPEAYISTFPPGNSAWFASLAWQNGGQWFGIDGETWTVDIDNEQTREVAEYWDGMVRDGLVKTDPDFANGWYSDLQSGRIVGWVGAQWGDAILAGNAPDTAGKWRVAPMPQWEEDGEFASANWGGSSTAVLTGTEYPTEAMEFAVWLNTDPESIDLLVEGGYGWPAAADALEGSTLDREYEFFGGQKINDVFAEADQAIDRDWSWIPTTAAAYQHLNDGFQRAIAGEGSFVETLEEAQRETVADLEAKGLQVDAP, from the coding sequence ATGATGCAACGCGGAATCGGTCGCACGCCGAGGCGGCAGGCACGACGAGGGGCGGCGGCGCTGGCCGCGGCCGGGGCGGCGGCCCTGCTGGTCGCCGGGTGCGGCGGCGGGTCCGGCGGCCCGGAGGCGGCCGACGCGGAGCCGGCTCCGGCGAGCCGCGAGCCGGGCGAGCAGGTCGACCTGACCTTCTGGTCGTGGGTCCCCGGTGTGGACAAGGCCGTTGACCTGTGGAACTCGGAGAACCCCGACGTGCAGGTCAAGCTCGAGCAGATCCCCACCGGCAGCGCCGGCGGCTACGCCAAGATGTACTCCGCCCTCGAGGCCGGCGAGGGAGCCCCTGACCTCGCCCAGGTGGAGTACCAGGAGGTCCCCGGCTTCCTGCTCGAGGGCGGCCTGGTCGACCTCGCCGAGTACGGGGCGGAGGAGCACCAGGACGAGTTCGTCGACTGGCAGTGGCAGCAGGGAGTGTTCGGCGACGGCGTCTACGCCATCCCGCAGGCCTCCGGCCCCATGGCCATGTTCTACCGCGAGGATCTCTTCACCCAGTGGGGCATCGAGGTGCCCACCACCTGGGAGGAGTTCCGGGCGGCGGCGGAGGCGGTCCGCGCGGCGGATCCGGAGGCGTACATCTCCACGTTCCCGCCAGGGAACTCCGCCTGGTTTGCCTCGCTCGCCTGGCAGAACGGCGGCCAGTGGTTCGGGATCGACGGCGAAACCTGGACGGTGGACATCGACAACGAGCAGACCCGCGAGGTGGCCGAGTACTGGGACGGCATGGTCCGCGACGGGCTGGTCAAGACCGACCCCGACTTCGCCAACGGCTGGTACAGCGACCTGCAGTCGGGCCGGATCGTCGGCTGGGTCGGTGCGCAGTGGGGGGACGCGATCCTCGCCGGCAACGCCCCGGACACCGCCGGCAAGTGGCGGGTCGCGCCGATGCCGCAGTGGGAGGAGGACGGGGAGTTCGCCTCCGCCAACTGGGGCGGGTCCTCCACGGCGGTCCTGACCGGTACGGAGTACCCGACCGAGGCGATGGAGTTCGCGGTGTGGCTCAACACCGACCCGGAGAGCATCGACCTGCTGGTCGAGGGCGGGTACGGCTGGCCGGCGGCCGCCGACGCCCTCGAGGGCTCCACCCTCGACCGCGAGTACGAGTTCTTCGGCGGGCAGAAGATCAACGACGTCTTCGCCGAGGCCGACCAGGCGATCGACCGCGACTGGTCCTGGATCCCCACCACCGCGGCGGCCTACCAGCACCTCAACGACGGGTTCCAGCGGGCGATCGCCGGCGAGGGCAGCTTCGTGGAGACGCTCGAGGAGGCGCAGCGCGAGACGGTCGCCGACCTGGAGGCCAAGGGGCTGCAGGTGGATGCGCCGTGA
- the polA gene encoding DNA polymerase I produces MTDSRPRLLLIDGHSMAFRAFFALPAENFSTSTGQTTNAVYGFLSMLLKLLADEQPTHLAVAFDVSDVTFRTEEYAEYKAGRAETPQPFRGQVPLIQEVLAAMNVAVLEKPNVEADDIIATLATQATAAGMDVLICSGDRDTFQLVDEATTVLYPIRGVSTLTRMTPDAVAEKYGVPPERYPDLAALVGETSDNLPGVPGVGPKTAAKWILQFDGLDGVIGHADQVGGKAGQSLRDHLDQVIRNRRLNHLLRDLELPLRPDDLVRRDVDREQVHQLFDTLEFTTLRERLFAILPASPDEAAAPAGPLEVDVVPVGQADGGLAGWLAARRGQVLGLDVTGTVQHGTGDAWSLAVGDDAGHAVTVDLTEIDADAEQALATWLADPAAPKALHEAKTAWHALDGRGLPLAGVAFDTALGAYLCHPDQRQYALPDLAARYLGREIEEGDAAQGVLTLDEAAGDRYAGLRAAAVAELAQALGAELADRGAAALLRDLELPVQRVLERMEKAGIAADTANLAELQAGFDNAVARAAEQAYEAIGHEVNLSSPKQLQEVLFTELDMPRTKRTKTGYTTDADALADLYVKRPHPFLEHLLAHRDQIRLRQTVEGLLRTVAPDGRIHTTFHQTIAATGRLSSTDPNLQNIPVRTEDGLRIREGFVVGEGYECLLTADYSQIEMRIMAHLSGDAGLIAAFRSGEDLHSYVGSRVFEVPTDAVTPAQRSKIKAMSYGLAYGLSAFGLSRQLGVDVEEARTLMDDYFERFGGVRDYLTGVVAQARRTGYTETIMGRRRYLPDLTSDNRQRRDMAERMALNAPIQGSAADIIKVAMIGVRWALDDAGLASRLLLQVHDELVLEVAPGERERVEALVREQMAAAADLQVPLDVSVGWGRSWRDAAH; encoded by the coding sequence GTGACCGACTCCCGCCCACGCCTGCTGCTCATCGACGGACACTCCATGGCCTTCCGGGCGTTCTTCGCGCTGCCCGCGGAGAACTTCAGCACCAGCACCGGGCAGACCACGAACGCGGTCTACGGCTTCCTCTCCATGCTGCTGAAGCTGCTCGCCGACGAGCAGCCCACCCACCTCGCCGTCGCGTTCGACGTCTCCGACGTCACCTTCCGCACCGAGGAGTACGCGGAGTACAAGGCCGGCCGGGCGGAGACGCCGCAGCCGTTCCGCGGCCAGGTCCCGCTCATCCAGGAGGTCCTCGCGGCGATGAACGTCGCGGTGCTGGAGAAGCCGAACGTCGAGGCCGACGACATCATCGCCACCCTCGCCACCCAGGCCACCGCCGCCGGGATGGACGTGCTGATCTGCTCCGGGGACCGGGACACCTTCCAGCTCGTCGACGAGGCCACCACCGTCCTGTACCCGATCCGCGGGGTCTCCACCCTCACCCGGATGACCCCGGACGCCGTCGCCGAGAAGTACGGCGTCCCGCCCGAGCGCTACCCCGACCTCGCCGCCCTGGTGGGGGAGACCAGCGACAACCTGCCCGGCGTGCCCGGGGTCGGCCCGAAGACCGCCGCGAAGTGGATCCTGCAGTTCGACGGGCTCGACGGCGTCATCGGGCACGCCGACCAGGTCGGCGGCAAGGCCGGGCAGAGCCTGCGCGACCACCTCGACCAGGTGATCCGCAACCGGCGGCTCAACCACCTGCTGCGCGACCTGGAGCTGCCGCTGCGGCCGGACGACCTGGTGCGCCGCGACGTCGACCGCGAGCAGGTGCACCAGCTCTTCGACACCCTCGAGTTCACCACCCTGCGCGAGCGGCTCTTCGCCATCCTGCCCGCCTCCCCGGACGAGGCCGCCGCCCCGGCCGGCCCCCTCGAGGTCGACGTCGTCCCCGTGGGCCAGGCCGACGGCGGCCTCGCCGGCTGGCTCGCGGCCCGCCGCGGGCAGGTGCTCGGCCTGGACGTCACCGGCACCGTCCAGCACGGCACCGGCGACGCGTGGTCCCTGGCGGTCGGGGACGACGCCGGGCACGCCGTCACCGTCGACCTCACCGAGATCGACGCCGACGCCGAGCAGGCGCTGGCCACCTGGCTCGCCGACCCGGCCGCCCCCAAGGCCCTGCACGAGGCGAAGACCGCCTGGCACGCCCTAGACGGGCGCGGCCTGCCGCTCGCCGGGGTCGCCTTCGACACCGCGCTCGGCGCCTACCTGTGCCACCCGGACCAGCGGCAGTACGCCCTGCCCGACCTCGCCGCCCGGTACCTGGGCCGGGAGATCGAGGAGGGCGACGCCGCCCAGGGCGTGCTCACCCTGGACGAGGCGGCCGGGGACCGCTACGCCGGGCTGCGCGCGGCCGCGGTCGCCGAGCTCGCCCAGGCCCTCGGCGCCGAGCTCGCGGACCGCGGCGCCGCCGCCCTGCTGCGGGACCTGGAGCTGCCCGTGCAGCGGGTGCTCGAGCGGATGGAGAAGGCCGGGATCGCCGCGGACACCGCCAACCTCGCCGAGCTCCAGGCCGGGTTCGACAACGCCGTCGCCCGCGCCGCCGAGCAGGCCTACGAGGCGATCGGGCACGAGGTTAACCTCTCCAGCCCCAAGCAGCTGCAGGAGGTCCTCTTCACCGAGCTCGACATGCCCCGGACCAAGCGCACCAAGACCGGCTACACCACCGACGCCGACGCACTGGCGGACCTGTACGTCAAGAGGCCCCACCCCTTCCTGGAGCACCTGCTGGCCCACCGGGACCAGATCCGGCTCCGGCAGACGGTGGAGGGCCTGCTCCGGACCGTCGCCCCGGACGGGCGGATCCACACCACCTTCCACCAGACCATCGCCGCCACCGGCCGGCTCAGCTCCACCGACCCGAACCTGCAGAACATCCCGGTGCGCACCGAGGACGGCCTGCGCATCCGGGAGGGGTTCGTGGTGGGGGAGGGCTACGAGTGCCTGCTCACCGCCGACTACTCCCAGATCGAGATGCGGATCATGGCGCACCTCTCCGGCGACGCCGGGCTCATCGCGGCCTTCCGGTCCGGCGAGGACCTGCACTCCTACGTCGGCTCCCGCGTCTTCGAGGTCCCCACCGACGCCGTCACCCCGGCCCAGCGCTCGAAGATCAAGGCGATGAGCTACGGCCTGGCGTACGGGCTGAGCGCGTTCGGGCTCTCCCGTCAGCTCGGCGTCGACGTCGAGGAGGCCCGGACCCTGATGGACGACTACTTCGAGCGGTTCGGCGGCGTCCGGGACTACCTCACCGGCGTCGTCGCGCAGGCCCGCCGGACCGGGTACACCGAGACCATCATGGGCCGGCGGCGATACCTGCCGGACCTGACCAGCGACAACCGGCAGCGGCGGGACATGGCCGAGCGGATGGCCCTCAACGCCCCGATCCAGGGCTCGGCCGCGGACATCATCAAGGTCGCGATGATCGGGGTGCGGTGGGCCCTGGACGACGCCGGCCTGGCGTCCCGGCTGCTCCTCCAGGTCCACGACGAGCTCGTCCTGGAGGTGGCCCCGGGGGAGCGGGAGAGGGTCGAGGCGCTGGTCCGCGAGCAGATGGCGGCGGCCGCCGACCTGCAGGTCCCGCTGGACGTCTCGGTCGGCTGGGGCCGGTCCTGGCGGGACGCCGCGCACTGA